Proteins found in one Methylobacterium sp. CB376 genomic segment:
- a CDS encoding CoA-acylating methylmalonate-semialdehyde dehydrogenase, with protein sequence MISPIDHFVNGARVPGRSGRTAPVFNPATGEQTGAVALASRDEVEAAVASARAAFPAWAATPPLRRARILNRFLGLLEARADALAAVITAEHGKVLSDAKGEILRGMEVVEFATGAPQLLKGEVTENVGTRVDSHSLRQPLGVVAGITPFNFPAMVPMWMFPVALACGNCFILKPSERDPSAALLLAEWLREAGLPDGVFSVVQGDKEAVDALLLSPGVNAVSFVGSTPIARHIYATATSQGKRAQALGGAKNHMIIMPDADLDQAVDALMGAAYGSAGERCMAVSVAMPVGEKTADALIARLVPKVRALKVGPGTDPEAEMGPLVTRQHLDKVRGYIDQGVAEGAELLVDGRGLTLQGYENGFFVGGTLFDRVTPEMRIYKEEIFGPVLAVARVPDYATAAELINAHEFGNGTAIFTRDGDAAREFAHQIEVGMVGINVPIPVPMAFHSFGGWKASLFGDHHMHGPEGVRFYTRLKTITTRWPTGIRAGADFVMPTMQ encoded by the coding sequence ATGATCTCCCCGATCGACCACTTCGTGAACGGCGCCCGCGTGCCGGGCCGCTCGGGCCGGACGGCGCCCGTCTTCAACCCGGCCACCGGCGAGCAGACCGGCGCGGTGGCGCTCGCGAGCCGCGACGAGGTCGAGGCGGCGGTGGCGAGCGCCCGGGCGGCCTTCCCGGCCTGGGCGGCCACCCCGCCCCTGCGCCGCGCCCGCATCCTCAACCGGTTCCTCGGCCTCCTGGAGGCGCGCGCCGACGCGCTCGCCGCCGTGATCACCGCCGAGCACGGCAAGGTGCTCTCCGACGCCAAGGGCGAGATCCTGCGCGGCATGGAGGTGGTGGAATTCGCCACCGGCGCGCCGCAGCTCCTCAAGGGCGAGGTGACCGAGAATGTCGGCACCCGGGTCGATTCCCACTCCCTGCGCCAGCCGCTCGGCGTGGTGGCCGGCATCACGCCCTTCAACTTCCCGGCCATGGTGCCGATGTGGATGTTCCCGGTCGCCCTGGCCTGCGGGAACTGCTTCATCCTGAAGCCCTCCGAGCGCGATCCCTCCGCCGCCCTGCTGCTCGCCGAGTGGCTGCGGGAGGCGGGCCTGCCCGACGGCGTCTTCTCGGTGGTGCAGGGCGACAAGGAGGCGGTCGACGCGCTCCTGCTCAGCCCCGGCGTGAACGCGGTGAGCTTCGTCGGCTCGACCCCGATCGCCCGCCACATCTACGCGACCGCGACGAGCCAGGGGAAGCGCGCCCAGGCGCTCGGCGGCGCCAAGAACCACATGATCATCATGCCGGACGCCGACCTCGACCAGGCGGTCGACGCGCTGATGGGCGCCGCCTACGGCTCGGCGGGCGAGCGCTGCATGGCGGTCTCGGTGGCGATGCCGGTGGGCGAGAAGACCGCCGACGCGCTGATCGCGCGGCTGGTCCCGAAGGTGCGCGCGCTGAAGGTCGGCCCCGGCACCGATCCGGAGGCCGAGATGGGGCCGCTCGTCACGCGCCAGCACCTCGACAAGGTGCGCGGCTACATCGACCAGGGCGTCGCCGAGGGCGCCGAGCTCCTCGTCGACGGGCGCGGCCTGACGCTCCAGGGCTACGAGAACGGCTTCTTCGTCGGCGGCACGCTGTTCGACCGCGTCACGCCCGAGATGCGGATCTACAAGGAGGAGATCTTCGGGCCGGTGCTCGCCGTGGCCCGCGTCCCCGATTACGCCACGGCGGCGGAGCTCATCAACGCGCACGAATTCGGCAACGGCACGGCGATCTTCACCCGGGACGGCGACGCCGCGCGGGAATTCGCCCACCAGATCGAGGTCGGGATGGTCGGCATCAACGTGCCGATCCCGGTCCCGATGGCCTTCCACTCCTTCGGCGGCTGGAAGGCGTCGCTGTTCGGCGACCACCACATGCACGGGCCGGAGGGCGTCCGGTTCTACACCCGCCTCAAGACGATCACGACCCGCTGGCCGACCGGCATCCGGGCGGGGGCCGACTTCGTGATGCCCACCATGCAGTGA
- a CDS encoding type II secretion system F family protein, producing MDRALRLVERQSPGALRPVLADVLQRVLAGASLSRAMAAHPQAFPREMVDGLRAGEATGTLGEVVATLTASLERRDAVRRHLASAMIYPALLILMGLGTLGMVIGVLVPALLPLFEGSGRPPPLAIRAAAGLGAFLAAWWVALLAGAGAACLALAAIWSDRGFARVRSRLALRLPVIGGIMIGIELGRICRVLGTLVTAQVPIPDAVAAARPLPRNAVVRAALDHAARCLTEGGGLAAGLAALRDYAPSTLTLIASGEQVNRLGPVLLHAAAMHEAQVRERIDRLLALFTPLVTVAIGGLIGGLIVSVMNAILSVGQLVQ from the coding sequence GTGGACCGGGCGCTGCGCCTCGTGGAGCGCCAGAGCCCCGGCGCGCTCCGGCCGGTGCTGGCGGACGTGCTCCAGCGCGTGCTCGCGGGCGCCTCCCTGTCGCGGGCGATGGCGGCCCACCCGCAGGCCTTCCCGCGCGAGATGGTGGACGGGCTGCGGGCGGGCGAGGCGACCGGCACGCTCGGCGAGGTGGTGGCGACCCTGACCGCCTCCCTGGAGCGGCGCGACGCGGTGCGCCGGCACCTCGCCTCGGCGATGATCTACCCGGCGCTGCTGATCCTGATGGGGCTCGGCACGCTCGGCATGGTGATCGGGGTGCTGGTGCCGGCGCTGCTGCCGCTCTTCGAGGGCAGCGGCCGGCCGCCGCCCCTCGCGATCCGCGCGGCGGCGGGGCTCGGCGCGTTCCTGGCCGCGTGGTGGGTGGCGCTCCTCGCCGGCGCCGGCGCGGCCTGCCTCGCGCTGGCGGCAATCTGGTCGGACCGGGGCTTCGCGCGGGTGCGCAGCCGGCTCGCCCTGCGGCTCCCGGTGATCGGCGGGATCATGATCGGCATCGAGCTCGGGCGGATCTGCCGGGTGCTGGGCACGCTCGTGACCGCGCAGGTGCCGATCCCCGACGCCGTGGCGGCCGCCCGCCCGCTGCCGCGCAACGCGGTCGTCCGGGCGGCCCTCGACCACGCGGCGCGCTGCCTGACCGAGGGCGGCGGGCTCGCCGCGGGCCTCGCGGCCCTGCGCGACTACGCGCCCTCGACCCTGACCCTGATCGCCAGCGGCGAGCAGGTGAACCGGCTCGGCCCGGTCCTGCTCCACGCCGCCGCGATGCACGAGGCGCAGGTGCGCGAGCGCATCGACCGGCTGCTCGCCCTGTTCACGCCGCTCGTGACGGTGGCGATCGGCGGCCTCATCGGCGGGCTCATCGTCTCGGTGATGAACGCGATCCTGAGCGTCGGGCAGCTGGTGCAGTAG
- a CDS encoding type II secretion system protein GspD has protein sequence MEAGFSGSALSGMGEAGGSGAVYGSGARRGGIGIVADETNNSLVISATRTQYEKILRILGRLDARPTQVLLETVIAEVTLNDKLEFGVQWFLKNGGSRFNLAQSDTAASVASGTSGAGALVSAAMRGVPGFNYLLNDADFHVVLNALRGVTRVNVLSSPNITVLDNRTARLQIGDQVPIVKQSGQSALAGNAPILNQIELKDTGVILSVTPRVNKNGLVVLDINQEVSDVVPTTTSNINSPTIRQRRVATSVAVSDGHSLAIGGMVQEKAQIGTEALPVLGDLPVIGPAFRNKSDLRVRTELIVFLRPKVIRGTADADRIASDFRDQVRTMMPVRPVSAPPPLEEVPAGVQGLRQRILD, from the coding sequence ATGGAGGCGGGCTTCTCGGGCAGCGCCCTCTCCGGCATGGGCGAGGCCGGGGGCTCGGGCGCGGTCTACGGCAGCGGCGCGCGGCGGGGCGGGATCGGCATCGTCGCCGACGAGACCAACAACAGCCTCGTGATCTCGGCGACCCGGACCCAGTACGAGAAGATCCTCCGGATCCTCGGCCGCCTCGACGCGCGCCCGACCCAGGTGCTGCTGGAGACGGTGATCGCCGAGGTGACGCTGAACGACAAGCTCGAATTCGGGGTGCAGTGGTTCCTGAAGAACGGGGGCTCGCGCTTCAACCTCGCCCAGTCCGACACGGCGGCGTCGGTCGCGAGCGGGACGAGCGGCGCCGGCGCCCTGGTCAGCGCGGCGATGCGCGGCGTGCCGGGCTTCAACTACCTGCTCAACGACGCGGATTTCCACGTCGTGCTCAACGCCCTGCGGGGCGTGACCCGGGTCAACGTGCTCTCCTCGCCCAACATCACGGTGCTCGACAACCGCACCGCGCGCCTCCAGATCGGCGACCAGGTGCCGATCGTGAAGCAGAGCGGCCAGAGCGCGCTCGCCGGCAACGCGCCGATCCTCAACCAGATCGAGCTCAAGGACACCGGCGTGATCCTCTCGGTCACGCCGCGGGTGAACAAGAACGGGCTCGTCGTCCTCGACATCAACCAGGAGGTCAGCGACGTCGTGCCGACCACGACGTCGAACATCAACTCGCCCACCATCCGCCAGCGGCGGGTCGCGACCTCGGTGGCGGTGTCGGACGGGCACAGCCTGGCGATCGGCGGCATGGTCCAGGAGAAGGCGCAGATCGGCACCGAGGCCCTGCCGGTGCTCGGCGACCTCCCGGTGATCGGCCCCGCCTTCCGCAACAAGTCGGATCTGCGCGTGCGCACGGAACTGATCGTGTTCCTGCGCCCGAAGGTGATCCGCGGCACGGCCGACGCCGACCGCATCGCCAGCGACTTCCGCGACCAGGTCCGGACGATGATGCCGGTGCGCCCGGTCAGCGCGCCGCCGCCTCTGGAAGAGGTGCCAGCCGGAGTGCAGGGGCTGCGCCAGCGGATCCTGGACTGA
- a CDS encoding LysR family transcriptional regulator — translation MNWDHLQVFLAVARSGQMLEAGRRLGLNHATVARRIEGLEAALGATLFHRRPHGSVLTEAGEGLVPVAERIEAEVLAATARLRAQEAEPTGTVRIGAPDGLGNLFLARELGRLARRHAGLIIELVPLPRSFSLSRREADLAIGLDRPSHGRLILSKLSDYSLGLYAARDYLDQAGAPAGEADLAAHPAVIGLDDYAYASALDYAAFLQDRARRVFRCAGAVGQLEAVRAGAGIGILHDFAAAGCPDLVRVLPGIQFRRTYWLMSHPDSHEARRVAACRDFITRRFREERDRFLPRRSAGPVPPDAP, via the coding sequence ATGAACTGGGACCACCTGCAGGTCTTCCTGGCGGTCGCCCGCTCCGGCCAGATGCTGGAGGCCGGCCGCCGGCTCGGCCTCAACCACGCCACGGTGGCGCGCCGGATCGAGGGGCTGGAGGCGGCGCTCGGCGCCACGCTGTTCCACCGCCGGCCGCACGGCTCCGTGCTGACCGAGGCGGGCGAGGGCCTCGTGCCGGTGGCCGAGCGGATCGAGGCCGAGGTGCTCGCCGCGACCGCGCGGCTGCGGGCGCAGGAGGCCGAGCCGACCGGCACGGTGCGGATCGGGGCGCCGGACGGGCTCGGCAACCTCTTCCTCGCCCGGGAACTCGGCCGGCTCGCCCGCCGCCACGCGGGGCTGATCATCGAGCTCGTGCCGCTGCCGCGCTCCTTCTCGCTGTCGCGGCGGGAGGCGGACCTCGCCATCGGCCTCGACCGGCCCAGCCACGGGCGGCTGATCCTGTCGAAGCTCTCCGATTACAGCCTCGGCCTCTACGCGGCGCGCGACTACCTCGACCAGGCGGGCGCGCCGGCCGGCGAGGCGGACCTGGCCGCCCACCCGGCGGTGATCGGCCTCGACGACTACGCCTACGCCTCGGCCCTCGACTACGCGGCCTTCCTGCAGGACCGGGCGCGGCGGGTCTTCCGCTGCGCCGGGGCGGTCGGGCAGCTCGAAGCGGTGCGGGCCGGGGCGGGCATCGGCATCCTGCACGATTTCGCGGCCGCCGGCTGCCCGGACCTCGTGCGGGTCCTGCCCGGGATCCAGTTCCGGCGGACCTACTGGCTGATGTCGCATCCCGACAGCCACGAGGCGCGCCGGGTCGCCGCCTGCCGGGACTTCATCACCCGGCGCTTCCGGGAGGAGCGCGACCGCTTCCTGCCGCGCCGGTCCGCCGGCCCGGTCCCGCCGGACGCGCCCTGA
- a CDS encoding NAD-dependent succinate-semialdehyde dehydrogenase, protein MFPDVQLHIAGEWRRGGAGQTLPILNPATGETLGQLAVATREDLDAALAAAERGFSAWRKVSAFERSKVLRKAADLLRSRADAIARIMTQEQGKPLAESRVEVMAGADTMDWFAEEGRRAYGRVIPPRAEGVMQIVLREPVGPVAAFTPWNFPINQAVRKVAASLCTGCSVILKGPEDTPASCAELIRALLDAGVPGDVLGLVFGDPATISSYLIPHPVIRKMSFTGSTAVGKQLAALAGQHMKRATMELGGHAPAIVFRDADVDKAVKVLGANKFRNAGQVCVAPTRFLVHDSVFDRFVDDFVGYARALTVGNGLEEGVTMGPLAHGRRIEAMEGFVADAEAKGARLRTGGKRLGNRGHFFEPTVFTDVPLDARIMNEEPFGPIAAIQRFSEDEEAFGEANRLPYGLAAYAYTGSTETAQKLATRIESGMLSINHHGIALPETPFGGVKDSGYGSEGGSEAIEGYLNTRFVTQAGF, encoded by the coding sequence ATGTTTCCCGATGTTCAACTGCATATCGCCGGTGAGTGGCGCCGCGGCGGCGCCGGCCAGACGCTTCCGATCCTGAATCCGGCGACCGGCGAGACGCTGGGCCAGCTCGCGGTGGCGACGCGGGAGGATCTCGACGCCGCGCTCGCCGCTGCCGAGCGGGGGTTCTCGGCGTGGCGCAAGGTCTCGGCCTTCGAGCGCAGCAAGGTGCTGCGCAAGGCCGCCGACCTGCTGCGGAGCCGCGCCGACGCCATCGCCCGGATCATGACCCAGGAGCAGGGCAAGCCGCTGGCGGAATCCCGCGTCGAGGTGATGGCGGGCGCCGACACGATGGACTGGTTCGCGGAGGAGGGCCGGCGGGCCTACGGCCGCGTGATCCCGCCCCGGGCCGAGGGCGTGATGCAGATCGTGCTGCGCGAGCCGGTGGGGCCGGTGGCGGCCTTCACGCCCTGGAACTTCCCGATCAACCAGGCGGTGCGCAAGGTCGCGGCCTCCCTCTGCACCGGCTGCTCGGTGATCCTGAAGGGGCCGGAGGACACGCCGGCGAGCTGCGCCGAGCTGATCCGGGCGCTCCTCGACGCGGGCGTGCCGGGGGACGTGCTGGGCCTGGTCTTCGGCGACCCGGCGACGATCTCGTCCTACCTGATCCCGCATCCGGTGATCCGGAAGATGTCGTTCACGGGCTCGACGGCGGTGGGCAAGCAGCTGGCGGCCCTGGCCGGCCAGCACATGAAGCGGGCGACGATGGAGCTCGGCGGCCACGCGCCGGCGATCGTCTTCCGCGACGCGGATGTCGACAAGGCCGTGAAGGTGCTCGGCGCCAACAAGTTCCGCAATGCCGGCCAGGTCTGCGTGGCGCCGACGCGCTTCCTGGTGCACGACTCGGTCTTCGACCGCTTCGTGGACGATTTCGTCGGCTATGCCCGGGCCCTGACCGTGGGCAACGGCCTGGAGGAGGGGGTGACGATGGGCCCCCTCGCCCATGGCCGGCGGATCGAGGCGATGGAGGGCTTCGTGGCCGACGCGGAGGCGAAGGGCGCGCGCCTGCGCACGGGCGGCAAGCGCCTCGGCAACCGCGGCCACTTCTTCGAGCCGACGGTGTTCACGGACGTGCCGCTCGACGCGCGGATCATGAACGAGGAGCCGTTCGGGCCGATCGCGGCGATCCAGCGCTTCTCGGAGGACGAGGAGGCCTTCGGCGAGGCGAACCGCCTGCCCTACGGGCTGGCCGCCTACGCCTATACGGGCTCGACCGAGACGGCGCAGAAGCTCGCCACCCGCATCGAGAGCGGCATGCTGTCGATCAACCACCACGGCATCGCGCTGCCGGAGACGCCCTTCGGCGGCGTGAAGGATTCGGGCTACGGCAGCGAGGGCGGCTCGGAGGCGATCGAGGGCTACCTCAACACCCGCTTCGTCACCCAGGCCGGCTTCTGA
- a CDS encoding GspMb/PilO family protein: MSEAAARPTGLVPLFAADAPALLAAFRARLDALAAGRAVLVDAVHVEPDPGRLEAPRLAAVLRGTTEGLRGLLLALETEEPLVVLDRADLTIVQAAEPEAERPTLLQLALAARGVVVPPRQGAAPPRQGAAPPPQGERCPLRGRTAPPGGAR; this comes from the coding sequence GTGAGCGAGGCGGCCGCGCGCCCGACCGGCCTGGTCCCCCTCTTCGCGGCCGACGCGCCGGCCCTCCTCGCCGCCTTCCGGGCGCGGCTCGACGCCCTGGCGGCCGGCCGCGCCGTCCTCGTGGATGCCGTGCACGTCGAGCCCGATCCCGGGCGGCTCGAGGCCCCGCGCCTCGCCGCGGTGCTGCGCGGCACCACGGAGGGCCTGCGCGGCCTGCTGCTCGCCCTGGAGACGGAGGAGCCCCTCGTCGTGCTCGACCGCGCCGACCTCACGATCGTCCAGGCCGCCGAGCCCGAGGCGGAGCGGCCGACGCTGCTCCAGCTCGCGCTCGCGGCGCGCGGCGTCGTCGTGCCGCCCCGCCAAGGGGCCGCACCGCCCCGCCAAGGGGCCGCCCCGCCCCCCCAGGGGGAGCGATGCCCCCTCAGGGGGCGCACCGCCCCCCCAGGGGGCGCCCGATGA
- a CDS encoding S8 family serine peptidase, which translates to MARNVPHSGFRRVLWERPSDPALVRAAESVAAREPPDRWLDAYRVPDGVRLDRAFGAIPIGPGAGAREISPLSLDPRRSERFLVRAIIPVPGSGEIPATLDGGAVSSDAEVGTTLTCGSSRAVGTEADVRTRLDTALLAQNGLDGSGVAIAIVDGGISLARLAARLGTPPLLDAGQSWSPTTIVSVPGRHRVGHGTMCAFDALIAAPKATLLDVPALAARSAGDHSAAGTVGAAIQAYWFLITRWLLTGPPAGLAALVVSNSWGIYHPSLDFPQGHPGRYVDNPNHPFRFYVRALTQSGTDVVFAGSNCGPECPAAPCLQRVQGAIMGANAYPEVLTLAACTTAGDRLGYSAKGPSIAGMTPQKPDVTAYSHFLGSLSRSRFTPDGGTSAACAVAAGCVAALRTRAKPATTSAAAMAQVLRATALQTGPPGWNAERGHGVLRPVEAGRSLGLIP; encoded by the coding sequence GTGGCGCGCAATGTCCCGCATTCCGGGTTCCGTCGCGTTCTCTGGGAGAGGCCGAGCGATCCGGCCCTGGTGCGGGCCGCCGAGAGCGTGGCGGCGCGCGAGCCGCCCGACCGCTGGCTGGACGCCTACCGGGTTCCGGACGGGGTGAGGCTCGACCGCGCGTTCGGGGCGATCCCGATCGGCCCGGGAGCGGGGGCGCGGGAGATCTCCCCCCTGTCCCTCGACCCGCGCCGGTCGGAGCGGTTCCTGGTGCGCGCCATCATCCCGGTGCCCGGCTCCGGCGAGATCCCCGCCACGCTCGACGGCGGCGCGGTCTCTTCCGACGCCGAGGTCGGCACCACCCTGACCTGCGGCAGCAGCCGGGCGGTCGGGACCGAGGCGGACGTGCGGACGCGGCTCGACACCGCCCTGCTCGCCCAGAACGGGCTCGACGGCAGCGGCGTCGCGATCGCCATCGTGGATGGCGGCATCTCCCTGGCGCGGCTCGCCGCGCGGCTCGGCACGCCGCCGCTCCTCGACGCCGGCCAGTCCTGGTCGCCCACGACCATCGTCTCCGTGCCGGGCAGGCACCGGGTCGGGCACGGCACGATGTGCGCCTTCGACGCGCTGATCGCGGCGCCGAAGGCCACCCTGCTCGACGTGCCCGCCCTCGCCGCCCGCTCGGCCGGCGATCACTCGGCGGCCGGGACGGTCGGGGCGGCGATCCAGGCCTACTGGTTCCTGATCACCCGCTGGCTGCTCACCGGGCCGCCGGCCGGCCTCGCGGCGCTCGTGGTGAGCAACAGCTGGGGCATCTACCACCCGAGCCTCGACTTCCCCCAGGGCCATCCGGGCCGCTACGTCGACAACCCGAACCATCCGTTCCGGTTCTACGTCCGCGCCCTGACGCAGAGCGGCACCGACGTCGTGTTCGCGGGCTCGAATTGCGGGCCCGAATGCCCGGCGGCCCCGTGCCTGCAGCGGGTGCAGGGCGCGATCATGGGCGCCAACGCCTATCCGGAGGTGCTCACGCTGGCCGCCTGCACGACCGCCGGGGACCGGCTGGGCTACTCCGCCAAGGGTCCGTCGATCGCCGGGATGACGCCGCAGAAGCCGGACGTGACGGCCTACAGCCACTTCCTCGGCTCGCTCAGCCGGAGCCGGTTCACGCCCGACGGCGGGACCTCGGCGGCCTGCGCGGTCGCCGCCGGCTGCGTCGCGGCGCTCCGCACCCGGGCGAAGCCGGCCACCACCTCCGCCGCCGCGATGGCGCAGGTCCTGCGCGCGACCGCCCTCCAGACCGGGCCCCCGGGGTGGAACGCCGAGCGCGGCCACGGCGTCCTGCGGCCCGTCGAGGCGGGCCGCAGCCTGGGGCTGATCCCCTGA
- a CDS encoding GspE/PulE family protein — MLTIWTGKTRPRRPRPDRRGADRDGADPARRLLHDLAGMQVLDAAGLERALAALDLPGRRPLPVLLTELGLVHETTLVTALAEATGLPILREEDLPAEPVLPELITAEYCARARVLPLAADAETLAVGLVDALDPEIPAALAHLTDRRVAPRLVGPSAFERLHRAVYGDAGEAEAGEGLDDDLARLQDVASQAPIVRLAARLVRKAFELQASDIHLEAEEAEVRVRYRIDGVLVEAERLARSVQLPLTTRIKILSGLNIAERRLPQDGRMRVADRGQDVDIRISTLPTAHGESVVMRVLDGSRRVDDFAGLGFDAPAIARIEAMIRRPNGLVLVTGPTGSGKTTTLYGALRRVASPQVKVVTVEDPVEYRMAGVNQVQVHPGIGLDFATALRAILRQDPDVVMVGEIRDGETARVAVQAALTGHLVISTLHTNSAPATVTRLVDMGVEPFLIAATLNGVVAQRLVRRVCAACAEAAPATAQERLRLGVPAGAPLTLRRAGGCPACNGTGYRGRMVVSEIMTLDATLRGLVADRADEQSLTRAAEAAGLTSLAQSARARVLSGDTTLEEVGRVFEGLV, encoded by the coding sequence ATGCTGACGATCTGGACCGGCAAGACGCGGCCGCGGCGGCCCCGGCCGGACCGGCGCGGCGCCGACCGAGACGGAGCCGACCCCGCCCGCCGGCTCCTCCACGACCTCGCGGGCATGCAGGTGCTCGACGCGGCCGGCCTGGAGCGCGCGCTCGCCGCCCTCGACCTGCCGGGCCGCCGCCCGCTCCCGGTGCTGCTGACCGAACTCGGCCTCGTCCACGAGACCACACTGGTCACGGCGCTCGCCGAGGCGACCGGCCTGCCGATCCTGCGCGAGGAGGACCTGCCGGCCGAGCCGGTCCTGCCGGAGCTGATCACCGCCGAGTACTGCGCCCGGGCCCGGGTGCTGCCCCTCGCGGCGGATGCGGAGACCCTCGCGGTCGGGCTCGTCGACGCGCTCGATCCGGAGATCCCCGCCGCCCTCGCCCACCTCACCGACCGCCGGGTCGCCCCGCGCCTCGTCGGGCCGAGCGCCTTCGAGCGCCTGCACCGGGCCGTCTACGGCGATGCCGGCGAGGCGGAGGCGGGCGAGGGGCTCGACGACGACCTCGCCCGCCTGCAGGACGTGGCGAGCCAGGCGCCGATCGTGCGGCTCGCCGCCCGCCTCGTGCGCAAGGCCTTCGAGCTCCAGGCCTCCGACATCCACCTGGAGGCCGAGGAGGCGGAGGTGCGCGTCCGCTACCGGATCGACGGCGTGCTGGTCGAGGCCGAGCGCCTCGCCCGCAGCGTGCAGCTGCCGCTCACGACCCGCATCAAGATCCTGTCCGGGCTCAACATCGCCGAGCGGCGCCTGCCCCAGGACGGCCGCATGAGGGTGGCGGATCGCGGCCAGGACGTCGACATCCGCATCTCGACCCTGCCGACCGCCCACGGCGAGAGCGTGGTGATGCGCGTCCTCGACGGCTCGCGCCGGGTCGACGATTTCGCCGGGCTCGGCTTCGACGCCCCGGCCATCGCGCGGATCGAGGCGATGATCCGCCGGCCGAACGGCCTCGTCCTCGTCACCGGCCCGACCGGCAGCGGCAAGACCACCACGCTCTACGGGGCGCTGCGGCGGGTCGCGAGCCCGCAGGTCAAGGTGGTCACGGTCGAGGACCCGGTCGAGTACCGGATGGCGGGCGTCAACCAGGTCCAGGTGCATCCCGGCATCGGGCTCGACTTCGCGACGGCCCTGCGGGCGATCCTGCGCCAGGATCCGGACGTGGTCATGGTCGGCGAGATCCGCGACGGCGAGACCGCCCGCGTCGCCGTGCAGGCGGCGCTCACCGGCCACCTCGTGATCTCGACGCTCCACACCAACTCGGCCCCCGCCACGGTGACGCGCCTCGTCGACATGGGGGTCGAGCCCTTCCTGATCGCCGCGACCCTCAACGGGGTGGTGGCGCAGCGCCTCGTGCGGCGGGTCTGCGCCGCCTGCGCCGAGGCGGCGCCCGCGACCGCGCAGGAGCGGCTGCGCCTCGGCGTGCCGGCGGGGGCGCCGCTCACCCTGCGCCGCGCCGGCGGCTGCCCGGCCTGCAACGGCACCGGCTATCGCGGGCGCATGGTGGTGTCGGAGATCATGACGCTCGACGCCACCCTGCGCGGGCTCGTCGCCGACCGGGCCGACGAGCAGAGCCTGACCCGGGCCGCCGAGGCGGCGGGCCTCACCAGCCTGGCCCAGAGCGCCCGCGCCCGCGTCCTGTCCGGGGACACGACCCTGGAGGAGGTCGGGCGCGTCTTCGAGGGGCTGGTCTGA
- a CDS encoding phosphatase PAP2 family protein yields the protein MGGNWFDALGGNWISPMGGNWVDAAASPGPQVFAMRADRPLAEIPVQADLTATFRASEWDPDLIALAILPQFMKAKVGTKTWDAAIALPAPAAITQPMIDDLLLLAITERPDALPEIVQQHQNFQTCWLQLLNISRASHPQTYLLMKLIARCGELAMMVLKLRHPARPRPSQVCPTLYPPVPVPGHSSYPAGHALIGSFTSACLAELFPPPAQAQAQALTALAARVGFNRVIAGLHFRQDVDVGLDVGLQLKPFIKQCQLYKDTLAAAQAEWA from the coding sequence ATGGGAGGCAACTGGTTCGACGCGCTGGGCGGCAACTGGATCAGCCCCATGGGCGGCAACTGGGTCGACGCGGCGGCCTCGCCCGGCCCGCAGGTCTTCGCCATGCGGGCCGACCGGCCGCTGGCGGAGATCCCGGTTCAGGCCGACCTCACCGCCACCTTCCGGGCCTCCGAATGGGATCCCGACCTGATCGCGCTCGCCATCCTGCCGCAATTCATGAAGGCGAAGGTCGGCACCAAGACCTGGGACGCCGCGATCGCGCTGCCGGCGCCGGCCGCCATCACCCAGCCGATGATCGACGACCTCCTGCTCCTGGCGATCACCGAGCGGCCGGACGCGCTCCCGGAGATCGTCCAGCAGCACCAGAACTTCCAGACCTGCTGGCTGCAGCTGCTGAACATCAGCAGGGCCTCCCATCCGCAGACCTACCTGCTGATGAAGCTGATCGCGCGGTGCGGCGAACTGGCCATGATGGTGCTGAAGCTGCGCCACCCGGCGCGGCCGCGGCCGTCCCAGGTCTGCCCGACGCTCTACCCCCCGGTGCCGGTCCCGGGCCACTCCTCCTACCCGGCCGGCCACGCCCTGATCGGGAGCTTCACCTCCGCCTGCCTGGCGGAACTCTTCCCGCCCCCAGCCCAGGCCCAGGCCCAGGCCCTGACCGCGCTGGCCGCGCGGGTCGGCTTCAACCGCGTCATCGCGGGCCTGCACTTCCGCCAGGACGTGGATGTCGGCCTCGACGTCGGCCTGCAGCTGAAGCCCTTCATCAAGCAGTGCCAGCTCTACAAGGACACGCTGGCGGCGGCGCAGGCGGAATGGGCCTGA